Proteins encoded by one window of Chondromyces crocatus:
- a CDS encoding SUMF1/EgtB/PvdO family nonheme iron enzyme codes for MPPLRWLHLSDLCLGEGGRHRRPQALEGLLRAFGEGGALSGRRPDLVFCTGDVALSGKPEQYRMAWWFFEDLARATGVPIERIFVVPGNHDVDRARVSPRFSLSLDDRAAAEAFFGPEGIEDRAIAFRRFDAFSALQRDGFGLQLSAERPFLLARCTVAGRRVGVLGLNSAWLAHEDGARGRLLVGEGVVRKGLAALKEELHGERPEVRVALLHHPLGWLRDFEQAAIRELLMEGVDFVLHGRPSGERAVLAEGSAGAAILAAGGALDGAVDEGGALLVEVGESGTLVTPVALTSEPEARRGGVVVSMGTPVPLPWRGRARGAGGGSAAPGDVGTYLRRLENETRWATLLGLSSGANALRIPLEQVFVPLRAQELGAEARSASEPEGPAARGAGELPARAGVMELWGKATFLALIGGPGSGKTTLLRRLAYLGARAFAGDAAARALLLLEASGEKSLPLLVPLPQIAGGLRAGGGAGGLVAAIADWAAREGGLSEAWLHEALLARQVTLLLDGLDEIPDLAHRQQVVEALVALARELAAVEGPGTMVVTTRPAGYGGGARLVSPFVEAQLLDLEPVEVDHFITQWVRAAEQIPSEVRLEQHPHAARQVASLRAAIQASEALVALAGQPLLLTEMAFVYHRRGHIPEQRALLYEAALEVLLRPFEGHAHFRRAVVHGGLSAVAWHLMALSAPEDLREAEQLDVLAEVVARRLSGRELSEPEHADSGSAEGGLAERTSEERTSEERASEARSEIDEALREEATALLEAQAREAGIVRISADQRCRFAHRTLQEYLAAVQLTDLTEAELQQVVAARVDEPSFRETLRLGVGILAAHRPRALSRLLSSLSGSPERPLLQRARGAAGAVSLLADVAMFDLEPFLLAPIREERDAMLGVLADPGAPELLRVGVGEALGRVGDPRLTTDLRWVEVPEGAFFRGAPARDEEAMEDERPGHEVPWLHAFQIQRWPVTIEEYTRFVEDRGYEARSFWSEPGWAFRLRGHVTAPEGWAVQRRGPWNAPVTGLSYWEAEAYCRWLERRRKSALPPGWQIRLPTESEWEKAARGGLVLGEGEANPAPERQYPWTGPWDTYQANTGFRFQRVTPVGCFPGGSGPYGAWDQAGNVWEWCMDWYDPGAWAAYERAGESGRLVALDESAVPEMPILDEQGRTAHARCRVLRGGGWGIGALIARVSYRGRGEPWRRDGVIGLRCAAGPPVS; via the coding sequence TTGCCCCCGCTACGCTGGCTCCACCTGTCGGATCTGTGTCTCGGCGAGGGCGGGAGACATCGCAGGCCCCAGGCCCTGGAGGGGCTCCTTCGCGCCTTCGGCGAGGGGGGAGCGCTCTCGGGCAGGCGCCCGGATCTCGTCTTCTGCACGGGCGACGTTGCGCTGTCGGGGAAGCCCGAGCAGTACCGGATGGCGTGGTGGTTCTTCGAAGATCTGGCGCGCGCGACCGGGGTCCCGATCGAACGCATCTTCGTGGTGCCAGGGAACCACGACGTGGACCGGGCGCGCGTCAGCCCGAGGTTCTCGCTGTCACTGGACGATCGGGCGGCGGCCGAGGCGTTCTTCGGGCCCGAGGGGATCGAGGATCGGGCCATCGCCTTCCGTCGCTTCGATGCCTTCTCGGCGCTGCAGCGGGACGGGTTCGGGCTCCAGCTCTCGGCGGAGCGGCCGTTCCTGCTCGCGCGCTGTACGGTGGCCGGGCGGCGCGTGGGGGTCCTGGGGCTGAACTCCGCGTGGCTCGCACACGAGGACGGGGCGAGGGGGCGTTTGCTGGTGGGGGAAGGGGTGGTCCGGAAGGGCCTCGCCGCGCTGAAGGAGGAGCTGCACGGGGAGCGGCCCGAGGTGCGGGTGGCGCTGCTGCATCATCCGCTGGGTTGGCTGCGGGACTTCGAGCAGGCGGCGATCCGCGAGCTGCTGATGGAGGGGGTGGACTTCGTGCTCCACGGGCGGCCGAGCGGGGAGCGCGCGGTGCTCGCGGAGGGGAGCGCGGGGGCGGCAATCCTCGCGGCAGGGGGCGCGCTGGATGGGGCGGTCGACGAGGGGGGAGCCCTGCTCGTGGAGGTGGGGGAGTCGGGAACGCTGGTGACGCCGGTCGCGCTGACGTCCGAGCCCGAGGCGCGGCGCGGTGGCGTGGTGGTGTCGATGGGGACGCCGGTGCCGCTGCCGTGGCGTGGGCGAGCGCGGGGAGCGGGCGGCGGGAGCGCAGCGCCAGGCGATGTCGGGACGTACCTGCGCCGGCTCGAGAACGAGACGCGGTGGGCGACGCTGCTGGGCTTGAGCAGCGGTGCGAACGCGTTGCGGATCCCGCTGGAGCAGGTCTTCGTGCCGCTGCGGGCGCAGGAGCTGGGCGCCGAGGCAAGGAGCGCCAGCGAGCCGGAGGGGCCGGCCGCGCGCGGCGCCGGGGAGCTGCCCGCGCGCGCGGGCGTGATGGAGCTGTGGGGGAAGGCGACGTTCCTCGCGCTGATCGGAGGGCCCGGGAGCGGGAAGACGACGCTGCTGCGCCGGCTGGCCTACCTGGGCGCGAGGGCGTTCGCGGGGGATGCGGCGGCGCGTGCGTTGCTGCTGCTCGAGGCGAGCGGGGAGAAGTCGCTCCCCTTGCTGGTCCCCTTGCCGCAGATCGCTGGGGGGCTGCGCGCCGGTGGTGGCGCAGGCGGTCTGGTCGCCGCGATCGCGGACTGGGCGGCGCGTGAAGGTGGGTTGTCGGAGGCATGGCTCCATGAGGCGCTCCTGGCGCGGCAGGTGACCCTCCTGCTCGATGGCCTCGACGAGATCCCCGACCTCGCGCACCGGCAGCAGGTGGTCGAGGCCCTGGTCGCGCTGGCCCGAGAGCTCGCGGCGGTGGAAGGCCCCGGGACGATGGTGGTGACCACGCGGCCCGCTGGATACGGGGGAGGAGCGCGGCTCGTGTCGCCGTTCGTGGAGGCGCAGCTCCTCGACCTCGAGCCCGTGGAGGTGGACCACTTCATCACCCAGTGGGTTCGCGCGGCGGAGCAGATCCCCTCGGAGGTGCGGCTGGAGCAGCACCCGCACGCGGCGCGTCAGGTGGCGTCGCTGCGCGCGGCGATCCAGGCGAGCGAGGCGCTGGTTGCGCTCGCGGGGCAGCCGCTCCTGCTCACCGAGATGGCGTTCGTGTACCACCGGCGGGGGCACATCCCGGAGCAGCGGGCGCTGCTCTACGAGGCGGCGCTGGAGGTGCTGCTCCGTCCATTCGAGGGACACGCTCACTTCCGGCGCGCGGTGGTGCATGGCGGGCTGTCGGCGGTGGCGTGGCACCTGATGGCGCTGAGCGCGCCCGAGGATCTGCGGGAGGCAGAGCAGCTCGACGTGCTCGCCGAGGTGGTCGCGCGGCGGCTCTCCGGGCGAGAGCTGAGCGAGCCTGAGCACGCCGATTCAGGGAGCGCCGAGGGCGGCCTGGCCGAGCGAACGTCGGAGGAGCGAACGTCGGAGGAGCGGGCGTCGGAGGCGCGATCCGAGATCGACGAGGCGCTGCGCGAGGAGGCGACCGCGCTGCTCGAGGCGCAGGCGCGCGAGGCTGGGATCGTGCGGATCAGCGCGGACCAGCGTTGCCGCTTCGCGCACCGGACGCTCCAGGAGTACCTCGCGGCGGTGCAGCTCACGGACCTGACGGAGGCCGAGCTGCAGCAGGTGGTCGCGGCGCGGGTGGACGAGCCGAGCTTCCGCGAGACGTTGCGGCTCGGGGTGGGGATCCTGGCGGCGCACCGTCCGAGGGCGCTGTCCCGGCTGCTCTCGTCGCTCTCCGGGTCGCCGGAGCGTCCGCTGTTGCAGCGCGCGCGCGGGGCGGCGGGGGCCGTGTCGTTGCTCGCGGACGTGGCGATGTTCGATCTGGAGCCGTTCCTGCTCGCGCCGATCCGCGAGGAGCGGGACGCGATGCTGGGGGTGCTGGCAGACCCAGGCGCGCCGGAGCTGCTCCGGGTGGGGGTCGGCGAGGCGCTGGGTCGGGTGGGGGATCCGCGCTTGACCACCGATCTCCGGTGGGTGGAGGTGCCGGAGGGCGCCTTCTTCCGGGGCGCGCCGGCGCGCGACGAGGAAGCGATGGAGGACGAGCGACCAGGGCACGAGGTGCCGTGGCTGCATGCGTTCCAGATCCAGCGCTGGCCGGTGACGATCGAGGAGTACACGCGCTTCGTCGAGGACCGAGGGTACGAGGCGCGATCGTTCTGGTCCGAGCCAGGGTGGGCGTTCCGGCTTCGCGGGCACGTGACGGCGCCGGAGGGGTGGGCGGTGCAGCGGCGAGGGCCCTGGAACGCGCCTGTGACCGGGCTGTCGTACTGGGAGGCCGAGGCGTACTGTCGCTGGCTCGAGCGGCGTCGGAAGTCGGCGTTGCCCCCAGGCTGGCAGATTCGGCTCCCCACCGAGTCGGAGTGGGAGAAGGCGGCGCGCGGCGGGCTCGTGCTCGGAGAAGGCGAGGCGAACCCTGCGCCGGAGCGGCAATATCCGTGGACGGGGCCATGGGACACGTACCAGGCCAACACGGGATTTCGTTTCCAGCGGGTCACACCCGTCGGTTGCTTCCCGGGGGGGAGCGGGCCGTATGGCGCCTGGGATCAGGCGGGGAATGTGTGGGAGTGGTGCATGGACTGGTACGATCCCGGCGCCTGGGCGGCGTATGAGCGTGCGGGTGAGTCGGGGCGGCTGGTGGCGCTCGACGAGAGCGCGGTGCCAGAGATGCCGATCCTCGACGAGCAAGGCAGGACGGCCCACGCGCGCTGCCGTGTGCTGCGCGGCGGAGGCTGGGGCATCGGCGCGCTGATCGCGCGGGTCTCGTACCGCGGCCGCGGTGAGCCGTGGCGACGCGATGGGGTGATCGGGCTGCGTTGCGCCGCCGGGCCACCCGTTTCCTGA